A single Ochrobactrum sp. BTU1 DNA region contains:
- a CDS encoding HNH endonuclease translates to MSYQPKTQRTWLRLYKTTRWQRMRERQLTDQPLCMFCLQVGDVEPATVCDHVIAHKGDEFLFWDAGNLQSLCKTCHDRTKQRLERGQDVVTFGADGWPV, encoded by the coding sequence ATGAGCTATCAACCTAAGACGCAACGCACATGGCTTCGCCTCTATAAGACTACCCGATGGCAGCGAATGCGTGAGCGACAACTAACTGATCAGCCGCTCTGCATGTTCTGTTTGCAGGTCGGAGACGTCGAACCGGCGACGGTTTGCGACCATGTCATTGCCCATAAGGGTGACGAGTTCCTCTTCTGGGATGCAGGCAACCTCCAGTCACTTTGCAAGACGTGCCATGACAGAACCAAGCAGCGTTTGGAGCGAGGTCAGGACGTCGTGACCTTCGGGGCCGACGGGTGGCCGGTTTGA
- a CDS encoding VRR-NUC domain-containing protein, whose translation MTRRRALKGEPSSKISPSKLNSRSTASTRSAKPKATTQTVRINGVRTKITTRNGKITTSPALPLEWELQAAQVRALRRLPEYVHTARDVRPGTFTLAGDQNAAKRGPKARAEALAAGLTSGEADVRIYLYGGVLRQIENKVGKAKLEPSQITRHPLLEALGFPVVVVRAVTEDDAAEQAVRLVKGWLSEASEQREAA comes from the coding sequence ATGACACGAAGGCGTGCGCTGAAAGGCGAGCCATCCAGCAAGATCAGTCCAAGCAAGCTCAATTCCAGATCCACTGCCAGCACCAGATCAGCGAAACCAAAAGCCACGACCCAAACAGTCCGCATTAATGGCGTTCGCACAAAGATCACAACTCGCAATGGCAAGATAACAACATCGCCAGCCCTGCCTTTGGAATGGGAATTGCAAGCTGCACAGGTCCGGGCATTACGCAGATTGCCAGAATACGTTCACACAGCGCGAGACGTACGACCGGGAACTTTCACACTGGCTGGAGATCAAAATGCAGCCAAGCGTGGCCCCAAAGCTAGAGCAGAAGCATTAGCGGCAGGACTGACGTCGGGAGAAGCAGACGTTCGGATCTATCTCTACGGTGGTGTGCTTCGCCAGATTGAAAACAAGGTCGGCAAGGCCAAGCTCGAACCAAGCCAGATAACCCGCCATCCGCTACTTGAAGCTCTTGGCTTTCCCGTCGTGGTCGTCAGGGCAGTTACCGAGGACGACGCAGCAGAGCAGGCAGTGAGGCTGGTTAAAGGCTGGCTGAGTGAGGCGAGTGAACAGAGGGAGGCAGCTTGA